The segment TTTGGTACCATCCACACAAAGGGACAACACATTGTCCTGAGGTCCAACGATCAGTTCAGCCGCATCAATAAGCGCCTGACCGAAGTGCCCATGTGTCACAATCACTATCCCGACCTTGCTTGCTTCTGTATCCATTTATATTCCCGATATGAGTAACCGCAAAAAATACGGCCTTACTTTAAATTTATATGCTTATGTTCAAGATTGGCAGAATACCCACTATTCTTAAGAGTAGCAAATATTCGTTCTGCAACGGCAACAGACCTGTGTCTACCGCCGGTACACCCGACGGCTATTGTTAATCGGTATCTTCCTTCCTCCTCATAAAGAGGAAGAATATATTGAAGGAAATCCAAATATTTCTCAATAAAAACCGAACCGGGCTCCGAACCTAAAACATAATCCGAAATAGCTTTATCTCTTCCTGAGAACAGACGCAATTTTTCATCAAAATAGGGATTAGGTAAAAATCTTAAATCCATGACCATATCCGCTTCTGTCGGAACGTCATGTTTAAAACCAAAAGAAATAACATTAACCCGGAGTCCAGATGCTCCTTCAGTCAACTCCGACCACTTTTCCTGAATTCTGCGCCTGAGATCATGAATTGAGTAAGTCGTAGTATCAATTACAAGATCTGCGGCCATACGAAGAGGTTCGAGAATAATTTTCTCTTCTTCCAAAGCCTGCTCAAGACCTAATTTTTTGGATTCAAGAGGGTGAGGCCTGCGTGTGGTAGCATAACGTCTGACCAATTCAGGGAGTCTGGCTTCCAAAAAGATTAGACTGGGGCAGACTCCGCTCGATCCGAGTTTTGTACAAGTGGACTGCCAATCATCAACGAAGTCCTGTTGCCGTAGGTCCATCCCGAGAACCAGGCCTCGATAATTTTCGTCCTTACCTTTAAAAAGTTCAACGAGCCTTGCCAGCATGCTTGCAGGAAGCCCGTCAACGCAAAAAAAACGTAAGTCCTCAAAAACCTTCAAAACTGTTGATTTTCCGGCTCCGGAAAGGCCGCTGACAACAATAACCGGAAACGAGTCTGCACTTTCCACCTAAAAGACCTCCGTGATGCCCTCGATTAAGTGATATTAAGTAGAGTCAACAAGTCTTGTGGGTTCTGCGCATTTATGAACGCATCTCTAAAATTGTTATCCTTAAGCTGTCTGGATATTTGGGCAAGGACTTTTAAGTGGCTTCCAGCTCCCTGCTCAGGAGCCAGAACCATAAAAAATATCTGGCACGGCTTAGCGTCAAGAGCTTCAAAATTAACTCCTGCCCCACTTCTACCAACAACCACTGCAATATTTTCAAGACAATCCAATTTACCGTGGGGGATGGCAATGCCATCCCCTATACCGGTTGTTCCTAATTTTTCACGAGACATAAGGACTTGGAGAGCACTCTCGACATCTAGCTCAAGCCCTGTGGCCTTAAGCGCTGTCACCATTTCTCTCAGAACTCCGCTCTTATCAGAGCTTTCGAGTTCATAAATCACAAGATCCTTATCCAAATTATCATTTATTATCATCAGTTAGTATCCTGGATCAATCAACCCAAAGTCGCCATTCTTGCGACGGTAAATAACATTTATAGCTTCAGTATCAGCATTTCTAAAGACAAGGAACTCATTGTCGAGAGTCTGCAACTGCATTGCGGCTTCGTCAACCGCCATAGGCTTTGGTACAAACTGATCAGTTTCAACAATAGTCGGTTCAGAATTATCTTCTTCTTCGGTTGTGAAGCTGATTACGTCCATACGAGCCGGAGCAACGTCCTTACGCCTGTGGCTTCTCATCTTATCGCGCATGCGTCTGAGCTGAACTTCAAGCTTAGCTAGAACCAAATCAACAGTTGAATACATATCTTCCGATGCTTCATATGCTGAGATATGAATATTATCGGAACTGAAAAGGACTTCAGCAACATGTCTAATCTTATCAACTGATAAAATGACCTGCATTTCAGTATTGTCCGGATTTGTTATAAACTTATCAAGCTTTGCAAATCTGGTGTTAGCATATTCCTTCAGGTGGTCGGAGGGGTCAAAGTTCTTAAAAGTAAATGCAACATTCATATGGATACTCCTTGAGTAAAGGGTGAATATGCTTTTCTACCGAACTGCTAGAATACCTGCTTCCTCTTAGAAGAGGAACGAATTCCCATTGCAGTCCTGTATTTTGCTACAGTCCTTCTGGCGATGTTGACCTCAAGTTCATCCTTGAGCATCTCGGCAATTTTTTCATCACTCAGAGGTTTTTTACTATTTTCTTCGCTGATTAGTTTCTTAATCAGCGCCTTAACCGATTCGGACCCGACCTGCGAACCATCATCAAGTCCGAGAGCACTATTAAAGAAAAATTTAAGTTCATAAATCCCATGCGGCGTCGAAACATACTTACTTGTCGTAATTCGACTTACAGTGGATTCATGCATTTCAATATCTTCAGCCACCTCTTTAAGAATAAGCGGTTTAAGCTTGGATACTCCACTTTGAAAGAACCCTCTCTGAAACCTTACAATTGAGTCCAGAACTTTATAAAGTGTACGTTGTCTCTGATAAAGGCTCTTCATAAGCCACTGTGCAGAGCGCATCTTCTCCTGGAAATATTCTTTATCTTCTCCCTTAGTCGAAGCCAGAGTCTCTACATAAAATGAATTCATCTGTAACTTAGGGAGACCGTCCTCATTAAGGACTATAACAAAATCTCCGTCATATTCATATACATAAGCATCAGGACTGACATAGAAAGAATCCCCACCCGAAAAACTTGCCCCCGGAAGCGGATCAAGAGTCTGCATCAGATCAAGATAGCTCTTGAGGTCTTCCATACTAAGCTTAAACTTTCTCGCAAGAGGCTTATAACGATTCTTCTCAAGATCCTCTAAATGATCCCGAACCAGCGAAACAAGAATCGGATCATCATCAAGGCGTAAAACCTCTAATTGAATAAGCAAACATTCCTGAGGGGTACGTGCTGCAACCCCTACTGGATCGAATCTCTGAATCCGAGAGAGCACTCGTTCAACATCTTCGAATTCAGCATAACAGGTTTCACAAATTTCATCCAACTCAATCCGTAAGAATCCACCATTGCTAAGATTACCTATTATGCACTCACCGATGGCGACTTCCTTATCTGTAAAATTCGAGAGACACATCTGCCATGCTAAATGGCCTTCTAAAGTGGTGGCCTTAGTCATCCTCGCTTCGAAAGACATTCCTTCTTCAAGAGACTCTGACTCTCTTGTCCCGGCCTGCTTGGAAGTACTCGAAAATTCTCCCAGATAATTATCCCAATCAGCTTCGCGGGAAATAGCCGCATCTTCTAAAGTCGCTGTGCCGGATTCCGCGTCAGGGCTGTCTGTACGCTCCAAAGCTTCAGCTTCTTCAAGTATAGGATTTTCAAGTAACTCCTGCTGAACAGTATCAAGCAGTTCTAATCGGGAAAGTTGCAACAACTTAATTGCCTGCTGCAACTGAGGAGTCATCACCAGCTGCTGAGAAAGCTTTAATTGTTGTCTAAGTTCCAGTCCCATATTTTCCTGCCACCCTATGATATGCTTAAGCAGTATCTTTTACATTTTTCTAATCGAATAAAATTAACCTGTAACTATTTTCAAAAAAAATATTTTAATCTTCCTTGAACTTGATTAAAGTATGCCACACTAAGAAAGCTCATGCAAGAATT is part of the Maridesulfovibrio ferrireducens genome and harbors:
- the rapZ gene encoding RNase adapter RapZ, with amino-acid sequence MESADSFPVIVVSGLSGAGKSTVLKVFEDLRFFCVDGLPASMLARLVELFKGKDENYRGLVLGMDLRQQDFVDDWQSTCTKLGSSGVCPSLIFLEARLPELVRRYATTRRPHPLESKKLGLEQALEEEKIILEPLRMAADLVIDTTTYSIHDLRRRIQEKWSELTEGASGLRVNVISFGFKHDVPTEADMVMDLRFLPNPYFDEKLRLFSGRDKAISDYVLGSEPGSVFIEKYLDFLQYILPLYEEEGRYRLTIAVGCTGGRHRSVAVAERIFATLKNSGYSANLEHKHINLK
- the hpf gene encoding ribosome hibernation-promoting factor, HPF/YfiA family, with amino-acid sequence MNVAFTFKNFDPSDHLKEYANTRFAKLDKFITNPDNTEMQVILSVDKIRHVAEVLFSSDNIHISAYEASEDMYSTVDLVLAKLEVQLRRMRDKMRSHRRKDVAPARMDVISFTTEEEDNSEPTIVETDQFVPKPMAVDEAAMQLQTLDNEFLVFRNADTEAINVIYRRKNGDFGLIDPGY
- the rpoN gene encoding RNA polymerase factor sigma-54; translation: MGLELRQQLKLSQQLVMTPQLQQAIKLLQLSRLELLDTVQQELLENPILEEAEALERTDSPDAESGTATLEDAAISREADWDNYLGEFSSTSKQAGTRESESLEEGMSFEARMTKATTLEGHLAWQMCLSNFTDKEVAIGECIIGNLSNGGFLRIELDEICETCYAEFEDVERVLSRIQRFDPVGVAARTPQECLLIQLEVLRLDDDPILVSLVRDHLEDLEKNRYKPLARKFKLSMEDLKSYLDLMQTLDPLPGASFSGGDSFYVSPDAYVYEYDGDFVIVLNEDGLPKLQMNSFYVETLASTKGEDKEYFQEKMRSAQWLMKSLYQRQRTLYKVLDSIVRFQRGFFQSGVSKLKPLILKEVAEDIEMHESTVSRITTSKYVSTPHGIYELKFFFNSALGLDDGSQVGSESVKALIKKLISEENSKKPLSDEKIAEMLKDELEVNIARRTVAKYRTAMGIRSSSKRKQVF
- a CDS encoding PTS sugar transporter subunit IIA; translated protein: MIINDNLDKDLVIYELESSDKSGVLREMVTALKATGLELDVESALQVLMSREKLGTTGIGDGIAIPHGKLDCLENIAVVVGRSGAGVNFEALDAKPCQIFFMVLAPEQGAGSHLKVLAQISRQLKDNNFRDAFINAQNPQDLLTLLNIT